A genomic segment from Triticum dicoccoides isolate Atlit2015 ecotype Zavitan chromosome 1A, WEW_v2.0, whole genome shotgun sequence encodes:
- the LOC119289228 gene encoding proactivator polypeptide-like 1: MGSRLFALFITGVVLLGSRILALDHTVVEKRLNENTVSLTTKGSPQLCQLCEQFATETLFYLKENETRIEIIDTLHQACLKFHSLKLECTKLVDYYAALFFEQIDSLSPEEFCVSASLCEEVTYIRLPGHEHACTLCHEVVDEIRAGLEDPEMELKIIEILLKGCNNTESFVQKCKKMIIQNTPVILEDIKKFLKKRDFCDSIRVCGGKIVRPRGGGLRGMYTA, translated from the exons ATGGGCTCAAGACTTTTTGCtttgttcatcactggcgttgtccTTTTGGGCAGTAGAATCTTGGCCTTGGACCATACTG TTGTCGAAAAGAGATTAAATGAGAACACGGTATCTCTTACAACAAAGGGAAGTCCACAACTATGCCAACTTTGTGAGCAGTTTGCCACAGAAACCCTCTTCTATTTGAAGGAGAATGAGACACGGATCGAAATTATAGATACTCTTCACCAAGCTTGTTTGAAATTTCATTCACTTAAGTTAGAG TGTACAAAGTTGGTTGATTATTATGCAGCACTGTTCTTCGAACAAATTGATTCTCTAAGCCCTGAAGAATTTTGCGTATCAGCAAGTCTTTGTGAGGAAGTTACATACATTCGCCTCCCAGGACATGAACATGCTTGCACCCTTTGCCATGAGGTTGTTGATGAGATTCGTGCTGGTCTTGAAGACCCTGAGATGGAG CTCAAGATAATCGAGATACTTCTGAAAGGATGCAACAACACAGAGAGTTTCGTACAGAAG TGCAAGAAGATGATAATCCAAAACACACCGGTCATACTAGAAGATATCAAGAAGTTTCTCAAGAAGAGAGATTTCTGCGACTCTATCCGTGTCTGTGGAGGCAAGATTGTTCGCCCTCGAGGAGGAGGCCTAAGAGGCATGTATACTGCCTGA